CATTGCTACTCTCATTTGCTCTTTAGCTTCCTCTTTGACCTTCAAAAATTCCAAcccatttcttgttttctcgTCATGATCGTCGTCGCCGTCGTCGTTTTTCTCATCGTAATTGCACGAACCAATGGAAAGCTGCAAATGGGTCGAGTAATTTTCGCGTCGTTTCGGCGAAACGGATACGTGAATAGAAGTTGAATTGTTGGAGAGTTGAAGTTCCAAGTTTTGTGGATGGTGGGTAATGATCCTTTGGGGAATTATTGTATGGTTTTTGTTGAAGAAGCTGAAATTTGTATCTGAAGAAGGGCTTGGAGTTGGACTCGAAGCTGTTCTTGATAAACATGGAAGCTTTTGTTCTgattgttgatgatgatgaccCAATTTGCAGCTATCTTGATGTTCTATGAAGCTCTCCACcctaaaattaaacaaaaaacatgaagaacaaaGCTAAGATCCAAAAAAGTGCATAGAAATTAGACAAATTTGGAAGGTTTTAGGTTTTTGAAACCccaaaagaggaaaaaaaaatttgaaaatcatgaaaacccatttgaattcaagaaattaaatcaaaatcaaaacaaccCATCATCAAAAAATTGAATCTTTGTGTGAAGAACTTGTTAAGAACATGAACAAGTACATAATTTAATGACATTATTAACTATGggaccaataaaaaaaataaaaataccaaaaaaaatcgCTGTCCTGACAAAGATTTATACTGATTCTCGttgagagataaaaaaaaaaaaaacaagaactgATCATCGGAAAATGAGCCAAATTGCGACACAAAAAGCTGATTATAAAAACTTGAGCTGTTTACGATGATGAATGTTTGTATATTTCAGTCAGAAAACATCAGCAGCCATtaatagaaatgaaaatgtaaGATACTCTACTAGTGAGCTAGCTCGCTAGCTCGAGTTGGTACGATCAAATTATCGCTAAATTCAAAAGCTTAAACGGATAGAATAGCGCGTAAATACCTTGAGAAAACCCGACCACAATCGCAGGAATGGCCTCGAGTTCCACATGTTTTGAGATGAGCTTTATAATCGGATTGAACAGCATACCCTTTAGAACATTTCTCACAAACCCATTGCTTATGGTTACTATGTTTTCTTCTAAAGTGTTTCTTTATTCCCACCAAATCCCCCAAAGCATGCGTAGGGTTATGGTGTAAACAGCTCGGTTCGGGGCAAACAAAGACTCGTTTTCTAACCGCGGTCGTCGGCTCAGTTCTCTTCAAAAGCTTCCACGGCACCTTATGTCGACGTCGATGCATTTGTAGATTTTGATCTCTTTGAAACCCTTGATTACAGATCTCACAAACATAACGATCTGATTCCAATAGGGTTTTGGGAGAAAGAGAAACAACTTCGGCATCTGGGTCTGTTAcgttatattaaattaagcaTA
This genomic interval from Cucurbita pepo subsp. pepo cultivar mu-cu-16 chromosome LG20, ASM280686v2, whole genome shotgun sequence contains the following:
- the LOC111783363 gene encoding protein SHOOT GRAVITROPISM 5-like; this encodes MLADLSSPSLPCFEPLPNCFESNGTNTKRKRRPAGTPDPDAEVVSLSPKTLLESDRYVCEICNQGFQRDQNLQMHRRRHKVPWKLLKRTEPTTAVRKRVFVCPEPSCLHHNPTHALGDLVGIKKHFRRKHSNHKQWVCEKCSKGYAVQSDYKAHLKTCGTRGHSCDCGRVFSRVESFIEHQDSCKLGHHHQQSEQKLPCLSRTASSPTPSPSSDTNFSFFNKNHTIIPQRIITHHPQNLELQLSNNSTSIHVSVSPKRRENYSTHLQLSIGSCNYDEKNDDGDDDHDEKTRNGLEFLKVKEEAKEQMRVAMEEKAIAEEARNEAKKQIEIAEKELANAKRMRQEAQGELQRALALKEHAMKQINSTILQITCQVCRQHFEPFPTI